From a single Lewinella sp. LCG006 genomic region:
- a CDS encoding MBL fold metallo-hydrolase yields the protein MEYRYNPDLPIVRPDWPGNPYKDGAFQYLEDPFYPEFKTVFRMLLTPNPQRKEKKADQWRPTIMPSTDWIADKERDFLVWLGHACFVIQLGGIRYITDPVLNGMPLVPRLVHPPFPTTKITGVDYILISHDHRDHCDQKSLQQLLQVNPKAKIFTSLGMDRTISKWIGNTPVQMAGWYQQFKSPDHEPQLTFLPTRHWSRRGLFDFNQVLWGAFLFEYQGKRHYFGGDSAYHWPFADTGKHFPDIDIAMLGIGAYAPDYMMQGAHMNPEEAVQAWQDIGAKRLLPMHYGTYDLSNEPASEPYRRVQKAMAERERSHDLILPGVNEVVYL from the coding sequence TTGGAATACAGATACAATCCCGACCTCCCCATCGTACGCCCCGACTGGCCAGGCAATCCCTATAAAGATGGGGCTTTTCAATACTTGGAAGATCCTTTCTACCCCGAGTTCAAGACCGTTTTTCGGATGCTCCTGACGCCTAACCCACAGCGCAAGGAGAAAAAGGCCGACCAGTGGCGACCAACCATCATGCCAAGCACCGATTGGATCGCTGACAAAGAGCGGGATTTTCTGGTGTGGCTGGGCCATGCCTGTTTTGTGATCCAACTGGGAGGTATCCGCTACATCACGGACCCAGTACTGAATGGAATGCCGCTGGTGCCGCGCTTGGTGCATCCGCCATTTCCGACCACCAAGATTACGGGCGTGGATTATATCCTGATTTCGCACGATCACCGCGATCATTGTGACCAAAAATCACTTCAGCAGCTGTTACAAGTGAATCCCAAGGCGAAAATCTTTACCTCCCTCGGCATGGATCGTACCATCAGTAAATGGATAGGGAATACTCCCGTACAAATGGCGGGCTGGTACCAACAGTTCAAAAGTCCCGATCACGAACCGCAATTGACGTTTTTGCCTACTCGCCATTGGAGTCGCCGCGGCTTGTTTGATTTTAACCAGGTCCTTTGGGGCGCATTTCTCTTTGAGTACCAGGGTAAGCGGCACTACTTCGGGGGCGACAGTGCCTACCACTGGCCTTTTGCCGATACTGGCAAGCACTTCCCTGATATTGATATTGCCATGCTCGGCATTGGTGCCTACGCCCCCGACTACATGATGCAGGGCGCTCACATGAATCCCGAAGAAGCAGTACAAGCCTGGCAGGACATTGGCGCCAAACGCCTACTACCTATGCACTATGGCACCTACGACCTGAGCAACGAACCCGCCAGCGAGCCCTACCGCCGTGTACAAAAGGCGATGGCCGAACGCGAGCGCAGCCATGATTTGATTTTACCGGGGGTGAATGAGGTAGTGTATTTGTAA
- a CDS encoding 2OG-Fe(II) oxygenase: MVNEARLAAEEQQFELLIEALINNEYGVCDDFFTPEEISGLRENLLAYHQAGLMYPAGVGRNFDYKKNAEIRGDVIYWINENSNNPLEALFVAKIERFIAYLNATCYTGINEYEFHYAYYEPNSFYKRHLDQFKSDRGRRFSMVLYLNENWQPEDGGSLSLYIGDNPLSVYPMGGRLVFFKSDETEHEVHAAPNRPRISIAGWLKVKK; the protein is encoded by the coding sequence ATGGTCAACGAAGCACGATTAGCAGCCGAAGAACAGCAATTTGAGCTGTTGATTGAAGCACTTATCAATAACGAATACGGGGTGTGTGATGATTTTTTCACCCCGGAAGAAATTAGTGGCTTACGCGAAAACCTGCTGGCTTATCACCAGGCAGGACTCATGTACCCCGCTGGCGTGGGCAGGAATTTCGACTACAAAAAAAACGCTGAAATCCGGGGTGATGTCATTTACTGGATCAACGAAAATTCCAACAACCCGCTAGAAGCTTTATTTGTTGCAAAAATAGAGCGCTTCATCGCCTATCTCAACGCCACCTGCTACACCGGCATCAATGAATACGAATTCCACTACGCCTACTACGAACCCAACAGCTTTTACAAGCGCCACCTTGACCAATTTAAATCCGACCGGGGTCGTCGATTTTCCATGGTACTCTATCTCAATGAAAATTGGCAACCAGAAGATGGTGGCTCACTGAGTCTCTACATCGGCGACAACCCCCTGAGTGTCTACCCCATGGGCGGTCGCCTGGTTTTCTTCAAAAGCGATGAAACGGAGCACGAGGTACACGCTGCGCCCAATCGGCCGCGGATCAGCATTGCGGGGTGGTTGAAGGTTAAGAAGTAG